DNA sequence from the Malus sylvestris chromosome 10, drMalSylv7.2, whole genome shotgun sequence genome:
AGATATTGACTTGGCCGctcataaatttttattttttgaaaagtcCCTAAAATCAAGAGAAAACTTCAACACGTTGCTTGACCACATCGTCTGTAAGGTAATGCTCACAAACAAACAAGATTCTATGCATTTAGGTTTCGTACCCTGCTTAACACTTGTGAGAGTTTCCTTTCTAATGACGTGATTACGATGTCCTATTGAGGATTTTCTCCAAAATCACTAGgcacttaaaaaaataaaaataagtaaataagaaaagaaatattCACCTTCACATGTACATAGACCATAAAATGGAAACGCATAGTGATAAATTTGAATCTCTagatacaagaaagtatgaattaaaaaaaatcataacaaaAGAATTTTAATTTCAGGCCTAAATTCTGTCGTCTAGAGGTATTTCTGATCATGATCGGCGTTCAAACCTGCATGGTAATATGAATGATGAACTAATTAACCTCCGGAATACTTTGGAGAACAGGCCTCCAGGGTCGATGATGGTCCATCTCATCACGATCATCATAGTACTGATCATGATCATCAAGGCCGTTGATCCTGAGCCGAGCCAATAGCTGTTCCACAGACGACAGACCCTGCATGTTTCCTCCTCCTTTTACCAACTCCTCCAGCTCCTTCTTAGTAATCTTGATCTTCACTTGATCTCCTCCAGTACTACTAGTGCTAGTAGAAAATGAAGGTGTCGAGGCTGCAGACGATGAATATGATCTTATCTCGCCAAGAAGCCTATGCCTTTCTGGGCTGTGTGCCATTTTAGCATCAGGCTCAAGCTCAGAAACATCAATCCAGTCGTCGTCTCTTGCCCATACCATCGCCGAATCGCGTCTCAAACAGTTTCCCATTCCAGCTACGTGTAGCTTATAAAGCCGAACAAGCTTAAGAATTAGGGTTGTTGAGAAATAGGCCCTCAAAGTGAGCTGAAAGAATAGAGAGTTTAACGATGGGGGAAGTTTGTGTTATATATAGGAGCCCTAGCAAAGTTGTAAAAGGTGGGTGGGATTGGGTCGAGACCTTGACAATATTATTGTTATAATATGACACTTGCAGCCTCCAGGAACCTGCATGCACGAACAATATTATATTCAAGGTCGATTTTTAGTTGGTTCAATTTAGAAAAGTAGTGAAGAGGACAAAGTCAGCGGCTCGGCTTAATTTAGAAGCTCAATTTACAAGTTGAAGTAACGTTTGACCGTGCCCCCTTATATATATACTCTAACGGCACGTTTACGTAAATGTAATTAGAACAAAAAAACAGAAGTGGATTTTGATTATAAAGTATTCCGTTGTTC
Encoded proteins:
- the LOC126586974 gene encoding uncharacterized protein LOC126586974, whose product is MGNCLRRDSAMVWARDDDWIDVSELEPDAKMAHSPERHRLLGEIRSYSSSAASTPSFSTSTSSTGGDQVKIKITKKELEELVKGGGNMQGLSSVEQLLARLRINGLDDHDQYYDDRDEMDHHRPWRPVLQSIPEVN